The window AATTGCTCGGGTTGACCTATACCGTGATAAGGATTATTGGTTATAGCCTCAAGTAATTCCTTTATTTTTTTAATTGCCTGCTTATTTCCGCTCTTTTTGAAGTATGCCAAATCTTCATCGGCTTGCCTGGTAAATTCTACAATCACAGGTCATCAATATTTACAACTCTCGTTTCACCACGTTTTACCTGTCTCCTGCTTTCCTGGATTTTAGCCACAAATTCAGGATCATAAGGTTTTTCCGCCTCAAATGAAATTTTAAGTGCTTTCATAAAAGCTTTTAAAGCATCCAGTTGCTCTTTGTTTTGCGGATGTACAATTAGCGTTTCCATATCCAAATTTAAACATTTATGTTTACTAAAACAACCTCTCCTTAATTACCAGCGTGCCGGCCATCATATCATGTAAACATTGCTGCTTCTTGTTAAAAAAGGCCATCAGGTAGCCGATAAAAAACGTAAGTACCGAAAAGATTTTGCACAGGTTACGGGCTACGGCTTTGCCAAACGTAATGCGGTCGCCATTCATGTCAACCACTTTTATTTTGAGCATCTGTTTGCCATAGGTGGCCTGTTTGGCCGAACTTTCCATCACCATATGGTAAATAATCTTGGCAAATGGTATGCAAGCCAACAACCCAAAGCTGGCTGTCATGCGCGTTTCTTTATCCTGCAATTTCAATAACACTACCACAAAAATAACGATCACAAATGCGCCGAAAACTATAAACCAATCTAAAAATGAAGCCAGCAACCGCTGGTCGAAACTGCCAAAATACTGCATCAGCAACGCCGGCTTTTTAAAACCAAAAAGCTCCCTCAATTCGGCAATTTCCTGGGCTTCCTTGTAATCGGGCATTTCGGGCGTTTTTACAAAGTCAGCAGGCTTTATTTTCCGGGCTTTTAGCTCATCAATACCGAAAGGCCCTTCGGGCCTGCCATTGATCACTAAAATGTATTTTGGAAACATGTGCGGACTTCTTTTTACTAAGAATAGTTTAACTCCGAAAAGTTACAAAATCAGTATCAAGTAGTTAGTATCAAGTCGCAAGTATTACTCATTATTTAACCTTTCGCGTTTAACTATCCAAAAAAAATCTTGATACTTGATACTAAATACTTGCTACTATCCTATGCATTACGAGGACGAAACATTTACCAAAGCCCCTGCCGCTCAGCTTACCGGGCGCAACCATACCTACGAAAACTGTAAATTCATCAGCTGCGATCTGTCGCATGCCAACCTGTACGGTTTGGTTTTTATCGACTGTGTGTTCGACGGCTGTAACCTGGCCCTGGCCGATGCCACCGACACCG is drawn from Mucilaginibacter ginsenosidivorax and contains these coding sequences:
- a CDS encoding RDD family protein codes for the protein MFPKYILVINGRPEGPFGIDELKARKIKPADFVKTPEMPDYKEAQEIAELRELFGFKKPALLMQYFGSFDQRLLASFLDWFIVFGAFVIVIFVVVLLKLQDKETRMTASFGLLACIPFAKIIYHMVMESSAKQATYGKQMLKIKVVDMNGDRITFGKAVARNLCKIFSVLTFFIGYLMAFFNKKQQCLHDMMAGTLVIKERLF
- a CDS encoding Txe/YoeB family addiction module toxin, producing MIVEFTRQADEDLAYFKKSGNKQAIKKIKELLEAITNNPYHGIGQPEQLKHGLSGAWSRRINQEHRLVYEIDGDIVYILSLKGHY
- a CDS encoding DUF2683 family protein, with protein sequence METLIVHPQNKEQLDALKAFMKALKISFEAEKPYDPEFVAKIQESRRQVKRGETRVVNIDDL